One region of Blattabacterium cuenoti genomic DNA includes:
- a CDS encoding bifunctional 3-deoxy-7-phosphoheptulonate synthase/chorismate mutase type II: protein MEKLNNSIDRSWIDKWNQPFIISGPCSAESEEQILETARRLNPSYVQVFRAGIWKPRTKPNNFEGIGKIGLEWLHKVKKSTGLMVATEIANAEHVKLAISFGIDILWIGARSTASPFTIQEIADALEGENNKIVLVKNPIHPDVELWIGALERLSGKGIRKLGVIHRGFYTYKNSKYRNQPNWNLLLNFRSLLPRIPILCDPSHICGNKEGLLDIAKKAFHFFQYEGLMIESHCNPDHAWSDVQQQITPENLLEMLKELTCTEKYNQKSKRYLDSFRILIDELDENIIALLAERMNISKKLGTLKKSSDIAIFQPSRWKDIMKKSLFFGKSLGISEELLEGVFKLLHQESIKIQNQIKIR, encoded by the coding sequence ATGGAAAAATTGAATAATAGTATAGACAGATCTTGGATTGATAAGTGGAATCAACCTTTCATTATATCTGGTCCTTGCAGTGCGGAAAGTGAAGAACAAATATTAGAAACAGCCCGTAGATTGAATCCTTCCTATGTTCAAGTATTTAGAGCTGGAATATGGAAACCTAGAACGAAACCTAATAATTTCGAGGGAATTGGAAAAATAGGACTTGAATGGCTTCATAAGGTGAAAAAAAGTACGGGTTTAATGGTGGCTACAGAAATAGCGAATGCAGAACATGTGAAGTTAGCCATTTCTTTTGGAATAGATATTCTTTGGATAGGAGCTAGAAGCACGGCGAGCCCTTTTACGATTCAAGAAATAGCGGATGCTTTGGAAGGAGAAAATAATAAAATTGTTTTGGTGAAAAACCCTATTCATCCTGATGTAGAATTATGGATAGGAGCTTTAGAACGTTTATCGGGTAAGGGAATCAGGAAATTAGGAGTTATACACCGTGGTTTTTATACCTACAAAAACTCAAAATATCGAAATCAACCTAATTGGAACCTTTTATTAAATTTTAGGAGCCTTCTTCCTAGAATTCCTATTTTATGTGATCCTTCACATATTTGTGGAAATAAAGAAGGACTTTTAGATATAGCAAAAAAAGCTTTTCATTTTTTTCAATATGAGGGATTAATGATAGAAAGTCATTGTAATCCCGATCATGCTTGGAGCGATGTTCAACAACAAATTACTCCAGAAAATCTTTTGGAAATGTTAAAAGAATTAACATGTACCGAAAAATATAATCAGAAAAGTAAAAGATATTTAGATTCTTTTAGGATTTTAATTGATGAACTAGATGAAAATATTATTGCACTTTTAGCAGAAAGAATGAACATTTCTAAAAAATTAGGAACTTTGAAAAAATCTTCAGATATTGCTATTTTTCAACCCAGTAGATGGAAAGATATTATGAAAAAATCTCTTTTTTTTGGGAAAAGTTTAGGAATTTCTGAAGAATTGCTTGAAGGAGTTTTTAAACTTTTGCATCAAGAATCTATTAAAATTCAAAATCAAATCAAAATTAGGTAA
- a CDS encoding prephenate dehydrogenase, whose protein sequence is MNIGIIGLGLIGGSIGLGLKKSNFGDKFIGSDSNKENALRAVKLGIVDEIIPLQDLIMQSSVIILSIPVDGIEKILPSILTRVSTDTVVLDTGSTKYDICNRIDSHPNRSRFVATHPIAGIENSGPISADSDLFFQKKCIICDSELSATDAMNVATKIYSIMKMRMIYMTSKEHDLYIAYISHLPHVISFALASTVLKKFKNEKKIFNNMMGSGLDSTTRLAKSNPETWLPIFISNRKNMIQAIDFYIDYLNKFRNYLIDKEFHKIDQYMKKANNIKDKKYV, encoded by the coding sequence ATGAATATTGGAATAATAGGATTAGGATTGATTGGTGGATCCATTGGATTAGGATTGAAAAAATCCAATTTTGGAGATAAATTTATAGGATCAGATTCTAATAAAGAAAATGCTTTACGTGCTGTAAAACTTGGAATTGTAGATGAAATAATTCCTTTACAGGATCTCATTATGCAATCTTCAGTAATTATTTTATCTATTCCCGTAGACGGAATAGAAAAAATACTTCCAAGTATTCTGACTAGAGTTAGTACGGATACAGTCGTTTTAGACACGGGATCAACTAAATATGATATTTGTAATAGGATTGATTCTCACCCTAATAGAAGTCGTTTTGTAGCTACACATCCGATTGCAGGAATTGAAAATTCTGGACCTATTTCAGCTGATTCTGATTTGTTTTTTCAAAAAAAATGCATCATTTGTGATTCTGAATTGAGCGCTACAGATGCAATGAATGTTGCTACAAAAATTTATTCTATTATGAAAATGCGTATGATTTATATGACTTCTAAAGAACATGATTTATATATTGCTTATATATCTCATTTACCTCATGTGATTTCTTTTGCTTTGGCTAGTACAGTTTTAAAAAAATTTAAAAATGAAAAAAAAATTTTTAATAATATGATGGGGAGTGGATTGGATTCTACTACACGTTTGGCTAAAAGTAACCCTGAAACATGGTTGCCTATTTTCATTTCGAATAGAAAAAATATGATTCAAGCTATAGATTTTTATATTGATTATTTAAATAAATTTCGTAATTATTTAATAGACAAAGAATTTCATAAAATAGATCAGTATATGAAAAAGGCGAACAATATAAAAGATAAAAAATATGTGTAA
- a CDS encoding pyridoxal phosphate-dependent aminotransferase: MIIAAKRTHQISEYFFSEKMKEIHNLEKDGVKIINLGIGNPDLLPPYGVVHKMKKASELKHANTYQSYIGIEALRNAISNWYKKIYQIDLDPKNEILPLIGSKEGIMHISMSYLDKGDEVLIPDPGYPTYSSISKLLEAKIIYYDLYENENWIPRLDNLSRTNAKIMWINYPHMPTGATISFEELEKIVFFAKKNRVLLVHDNPYSFILNQKRPLSIFNVKGAKDIALELNSLSKSYNMSGWRVGMIIGKKEFIQNILKIKSQMDSGMYYPIQIGAIEAMNHDSKWFEKLNIEYLKRKKIIWEICDYLNLKYAIKSSGIFVWAKITDADKNDRIWAEKFLKTYHIFVTPGRVFGHNGKGYVRFSMCCPIKILEQAKNRIFS; this comes from the coding sequence TACTTTTTTTCCGAAAAAATGAAGGAAATTCATAATCTTGAAAAAGATGGGGTAAAAATCATTAATTTGGGAATTGGAAATCCTGATTTACTTCCTCCATATGGGGTTGTACATAAAATGAAAAAAGCGTCAGAATTAAAGCATGCTAATACTTATCAAAGTTATATTGGAATAGAAGCACTTCGGAATGCCATTTCGAATTGGTATAAAAAAATATATCAAATTGATCTGGATCCTAAAAATGAAATTTTACCATTAATAGGTTCTAAGGAAGGAATTATGCATATAAGTATGTCTTATTTAGATAAAGGAGATGAAGTATTAATTCCTGATCCTGGATATCCTACTTATTCTTCAATATCAAAACTTTTGGAAGCAAAAATCATTTATTATGATCTTTATGAGAATGAAAATTGGATTCCTAGGTTGGATAACCTATCTAGAACAAATGCAAAAATAATGTGGATTAATTATCCTCACATGCCTACGGGGGCCACAATTTCTTTTGAAGAATTAGAAAAAATTGTTTTTTTTGCGAAAAAAAATCGTGTATTACTCGTTCATGACAATCCTTATAGTTTTATATTGAATCAGAAACGTCCTTTAAGCATTTTTAATGTGAAAGGAGCTAAAGATATAGCTTTGGAATTAAATTCTTTAAGTAAAAGTTATAATATGTCTGGATGGCGTGTTGGAATGATAATAGGAAAAAAGGAATTTATTCAGAATATTTTGAAAATAAAAAGTCAAATGGATTCTGGAATGTATTATCCCATACAAATTGGAGCTATAGAAGCCATGAATCATGATTCAAAATGGTTTGAAAAACTTAATATAGAATATCTTAAACGAAAAAAAATTATATGGGAAATATGTGATTATTTAAATTTAAAATATGCAATAAAAAGTTCTGGAATATTTGTTTGGGCAAAAATCACTGATGCAGATAAAAATGATCGTATATGGGCCGAAAAGTTTCTAAAAACTTATCACATATTTGTCACACCTGGAAGAGTGTTCGGTCATAATGGAAAAGGATATGTAAGATTTTCTATGTGTTGTCCAATCAAAATTTTGGAACAGGCAAAAAATAGAATTTTTTCATGA